A part of Patescibacteria group bacterium genomic DNA contains:
- the rpmA gene encoding 50S ribosomal protein L27 → MATKKAGGTAKNLTDVNPKYLGIKLYGGESAQIGSVIVRQRGTRILAGQNVGLGKDHTLFALKEGVVAYGHTRKRGFDNTTKVKKTVSVVGKKK, encoded by the coding sequence ATGGCAACAAAGAAGGCCGGCGGAACAGCGAAAAACCTTACCGATGTAAATCCAAAATACCTTGGTATTAAGCTTTATGGAGGCGAATCTGCTCAGATTGGTTCTGTAATTGTTCGTCAGCGTGGCACTCGTATTCTTGCGGGTCAAAACGTTGGTTTGGGAAAGGATCACACCCTCTTTGCTCTCAAGGAAGGAGTTGTTGCATATGGCCACACACGAAAACGAGGTTTTGATAATACGACGAAGGTTAAGAAGACTGTAAGTGTAGTTGGCAAGAAAAAATAA